One Pectobacterium colocasium DNA segment encodes these proteins:
- the iscR gene encoding Fe-S cluster assembly transcriptional regulator IscR, giving the protein MRLTSKGRYAVTAMLDVALHSQEGPVPLADISERQGISLSYLEQLFSRLRKNGLVASVRGPGGGYLLGKNANEIAVGMVISAVDESVDATRCQGREGCQGGDRCLTHTLWRDLSDRITDFLNNITLDELVNNKEVLDVADRQDADIRRTANGRIQETINVNLRA; this is encoded by the coding sequence ATGAGACTGACATCCAAAGGCCGTTACGCCGTTACCGCCATGCTCGATGTGGCTCTGCATTCCCAGGAAGGGCCAGTTCCATTGGCGGATATTTCTGAACGCCAGGGTATTTCGCTGTCCTATCTGGAGCAGTTGTTTTCGCGCCTGCGCAAGAATGGACTGGTTGCCAGCGTTCGCGGTCCGGGCGGCGGCTACTTGCTGGGTAAAAACGCGAATGAAATCGCTGTCGGCATGGTCATTTCGGCCGTCGATGAATCCGTTGACGCCACGCGTTGTCAGGGTCGTGAAGGCTGCCAGGGTGGCGATCGCTGCCTGACGCACACGCTGTGGCGCGATCTGAGCGACCGTATCACTGATTTCCTGAATAACATCACGCTGGATGAGCTGGTGAACAATAAGGAAGTGCTGGATGTGGCGGATCGTCAGGATGCGGACATTCGCCGCACCGCTAATGGACGTATCCAGGAAACGATCAACGTTAACCTGCGCGCCTGA
- a CDS encoding ABC transporter substrate-binding protein: protein MLRKSVRSLFLTALCTAPFFSYATQYPLTVTDLAGKSVTIKQEPQRIILQDGRDIMAMALLDRDNPFQRLVAWNNLAKKQDTATWDMLKGKWPQSVGILDMGFSDKGNVDLESVLSKQPDLMIAQLRAKAALKESGVIDKLNALNIPVLFVDYEVNPAQDTAPSIDLLGQVLNREANAKAYTDFYRKHLNDIQQKTAAITPKPSVFVEPIAGNSDSCCFTHSKSGWGGLVEAVGAKNIGSDLLPGATGFVSLEKIISMKPDAYIMTGSKRGNSQVLPLGYGASVDDVRAQANTLLSRTGISQIPAVEAKHVYGIYHHFYNHPYNIVGMEYLAKDIYPQAFTSLNPDDTYHHIIQNFTSLPDSDFIFAWKQGE, encoded by the coding sequence ATGTTAAGAAAATCAGTCAGATCGCTCTTTCTGACCGCACTCTGCACCGCGCCATTCTTCAGCTACGCTACCCAATATCCTCTTACCGTCACCGATCTCGCCGGAAAAAGTGTCACCATTAAACAAGAACCACAGCGCATCATTCTGCAAGATGGCCGCGATATTATGGCGATGGCATTGCTCGATCGCGATAATCCTTTCCAGCGTCTGGTCGCCTGGAACAATCTGGCGAAAAAGCAGGACACCGCAACCTGGGACATGCTGAAAGGAAAATGGCCTCAGTCCGTCGGTATTCTGGATATGGGGTTCAGTGACAAAGGCAATGTCGATCTGGAAAGCGTGCTGTCAAAACAACCGGATCTGATGATTGCCCAACTGCGTGCCAAAGCGGCGCTGAAAGAAAGCGGCGTAATCGACAAGCTCAACGCGCTCAATATTCCTGTCCTGTTTGTCGACTATGAAGTCAATCCGGCTCAGGATACCGCCCCCAGCATCGACTTGTTAGGTCAGGTTCTGAACCGTGAAGCCAATGCCAAAGCGTATACCGATTTCTACCGTAAACACCTCAACGACATTCAGCAGAAAACCGCTGCAATCACGCCAAAACCGAGCGTCTTTGTTGAGCCGATTGCCGGAAACTCGGACTCCTGCTGCTTCACACACAGCAAAAGCGGCTGGGGCGGATTAGTTGAAGCGGTCGGCGCGAAAAATATTGGTTCAGATTTGCTGCCGGGCGCAACGGGTTTTGTCTCGCTGGAAAAAATCATCAGCATGAAACCTGACGCCTACATCATGACGGGCTCTAAACGTGGCAACAGTCAGGTGTTGCCATTAGGCTATGGCGCCAGCGTCGACGATGTCCGCGCTCAGGCCAATACGTTGTTAAGCCGTACCGGTATTAGCCAGATTCCGGCTGTTGAGGCGAAACACGTTTATGGCATTTACCACCATTTCTACAACCATCCCTACAACATTGTCGGTATGGAATATCTGGCAAAGGATATTTATCCTCAGGCGTTTACCAGTTTGAATCCTGATGACACCTATCACCATATCATTCAAAATTTTACCTCGCTGCCTGACAGTGACTTTATCTTTGCCTGGAAACAAGGTGAGTAA
- a CDS encoding IscS subfamily cysteine desulfurase: MKLPIYLDYSATTPVDPRVAEKMMQFLTLDGTFGNPASRSHRFGWQAEEAVDIARNQIAELVGADPREIVFTSGATEADNLAIKGVANFYQKKGKHIITSKTEHKAVLDTCRQLEREGFEVTYLAPQRNGIIDLAELEAAMREDTILVSIMHVNNEIGVVQDIETIGDMCRSRGIVFHVDATQSVGKLPIDLNQLKVDLMSFSGHKIYGPKGIGALYVRRKPRIRLEAQMHGGGHERGMRSGTLPVHQIVGMGEAYRIAKEEMTAEMDRLRTLRDRLWNGINDIEEVYLNGDIEQGAPNILNVSFNYVEGESLIMALKDLAVSSGSACTSASLEPSYVLRALGMNDELAHSSIRFSLGRFTTEEEIDYTIELVRKSIGRLRDLSPLWEMFKQGVDISSIEWAHH, translated from the coding sequence ATGAAGTTACCTATCTATCTCGACTACTCAGCCACTACGCCAGTTGATCCGCGCGTCGCTGAGAAAATGATGCAATTTTTGACTTTGGACGGCACGTTCGGTAATCCGGCCTCCCGTTCCCACCGTTTTGGCTGGCAGGCGGAAGAGGCGGTAGATATCGCCCGTAACCAAATTGCTGAGCTGGTCGGCGCCGACCCACGTGAGATCGTCTTCACGTCAGGCGCGACCGAAGCCGATAACCTCGCGATTAAAGGTGTTGCCAACTTCTACCAGAAGAAGGGCAAGCACATCATCACCAGCAAGACCGAACATAAAGCCGTGCTGGATACCTGTCGTCAGCTTGAACGCGAAGGCTTCGAGGTGACTTATCTGGCGCCGCAGCGTAATGGCATTATCGATCTGGCGGAACTTGAAGCGGCAATGCGTGAGGACACCATTCTGGTTTCCATCATGCACGTCAACAATGAAATCGGTGTTGTGCAGGATATCGAAACGATCGGCGACATGTGCCGCAGTCGCGGTATTGTGTTCCACGTCGACGCCACGCAGAGCGTAGGCAAACTGCCTATCGATCTCAACCAGTTAAAAGTGGATCTGATGTCTTTCTCCGGCCATAAAATCTATGGGCCGAAAGGGATCGGGGCACTGTATGTTCGTCGTAAACCCCGAATTCGTCTTGAAGCGCAGATGCACGGCGGCGGCCATGAGCGCGGCATGCGTTCTGGCACCTTGCCTGTGCACCAGATTGTTGGTATGGGCGAAGCCTACCGCATCGCGAAAGAAGAGATGACCGCGGAAATGGATCGCCTGCGCACGCTGCGCGATCGTCTGTGGAACGGGATTAATGATATTGAAGAAGTCTACCTGAATGGTGACATTGAGCAGGGCGCGCCTAACATCCTGAACGTCAGCTTCAACTACGTTGAAGGCGAATCGCTGATTATGGCGCTCAAGGATCTGGCGGTGTCGTCCGGTTCTGCCTGTACGTCGGCCAGTCTGGAGCCCTCCTACGTGTTACGTGCGCTGGGCATGAATGATGAGCTGGCGCATAGCTCGATCCGTTTCTCGCTGGGGCGTTTTACCACCGAAGAAGAGATCGACTACACCATCGAACTGGTGCGTAAATCCATTGGTCGTCTGCGCGATCTTTCTCCGCTGTGGGAAATGTTCAAGCAGGGCGTGGATATCAGCAGCATCGAGTGGGCGCATCATTAA
- the iscX gene encoding Fe-S cluster assembly protein IscX, whose product MGLKWTDSRAIGEALYDQFPDLDPKTVRFTDMHQWICELDEFDDRPDASNEKILEAILLVWLDEAE is encoded by the coding sequence ATGGGATTAAAATGGACAGACAGCCGGGCTATCGGCGAAGCGCTTTACGATCAGTTTCCCGATCTCGATCCGAAAACCGTGCGTTTCACAGACATGCACCAATGGATCTGCGAACTGGATGAATTTGACGATCGGCCGGACGCTTCCAATGAAAAAATTCTGGAAGCGATCCTGCTGGTCTGGTTAGATGAAGCAGAATAG
- the fdx gene encoding ISC system 2Fe-2S type ferredoxin has protein sequence MPKIVFLPHQDLCPEGAVLEAERGESILEVALRNGIDVEHACEKSCACTTCHCIVREGFDSLAESTEEEDDMLDKAWGLESESRLGCQARIAGDDLVVEIPRYTINHAREH, from the coding sequence ATGCCTAAGATAGTTTTTTTACCGCATCAGGATCTGTGTCCTGAAGGTGCGGTGTTGGAAGCGGAACGCGGTGAAAGCATTCTGGAAGTCGCTTTGCGTAACGGTATTGACGTTGAGCACGCCTGCGAGAAATCCTGCGCCTGCACCACCTGCCACTGCATCGTGCGTGAAGGGTTTGACTCGCTGGCGGAAAGCACGGAAGAAGAAGACGACATGCTGGATAAAGCCTGGGGGCTGGAATCGGAAAGCCGTCTGGGCTGTCAGGCGCGTATCGCCGGGGACGATCTGGTTGTCGAGATCCCGCGCTACACGATCAACCATGCACGCGAGCATTGA
- the hscA gene encoding Fe-S protein assembly chaperone HscA, which yields MALLQISEPGLSAAPHQRRLAVGIDLGTTHSLVATVRSGEAQTLADSDGRDLLPSVVHYRRDGHSVGWHARDNAAHDLENTVSSVKRLMGRSLDDIQQRYPHLPYRFHASDNGLPLIQTSAGNLNPVQVSADILSALAARAEAALGGVPDGVVITVPAYFDDAQRQGTKDAARLAGLHVLRLLNEPTAAAIAYGLDSGKEGVIAIYDLGGGTFDISILRLSRGVFEVLATGGDSALGGDDFDHLLAEWLREQAGIHDRGDRQLDHAFRDAAVKAKIALSSAESARVDVAGWQGDVTREQFDSLIAQLVKRTLLSCRRTLKDAGLTPEDVLEVVMVGGSTRVPLVREQVGTFFGRTPLTSIDPDKVVAIGAAIQADILVGNKPDSDMLLLDVIPLSLGLETMGGLVEKIIPRNTTIPVARAQEFTTFKDGQSGMMIHVLQGEREMVADCRSLARFSLRGLPPLPAGGAHIRVTFQVDADGLLSVTAMEKSTGVEASIQVKPSYGLSDTEIATMITDSMLNAKEDVGARRLAEQKVEAARVLESLQSALVADAELLSNDEKGIIVAASEHLHTIMQGSDPVAIEAAIKTVDQQTQEFAARRMDASIRRALAGHSVDEV from the coding sequence ATGGCCTTATTACAAATTAGTGAGCCTGGCCTGAGTGCCGCACCGCACCAGCGCCGTCTGGCTGTCGGTATTGATTTAGGTACCACCCATTCTCTTGTTGCTACTGTACGCAGTGGCGAAGCCCAGACGCTGGCAGATAGCGACGGGCGCGATCTGCTGCCGTCGGTTGTCCACTACCGCCGCGATGGTCACAGCGTTGGCTGGCACGCGCGCGATAATGCTGCACACGATCTGGAAAATACCGTCAGTTCAGTTAAACGCCTGATGGGGCGCTCTCTGGATGATATTCAGCAGCGCTATCCTCATTTGCCGTATCGTTTTCATGCCAGCGATAACGGCCTGCCGCTGATTCAGACTTCAGCTGGCAACCTCAATCCTGTACAAGTGTCGGCGGATATTTTGTCCGCACTGGCCGCGCGTGCGGAAGCGGCATTAGGCGGCGTGCCGGATGGCGTGGTGATTACGGTTCCTGCGTACTTCGATGACGCACAGCGTCAGGGCACCAAAGACGCAGCACGTCTGGCTGGGCTGCACGTATTGCGCTTGCTCAATGAACCGACCGCTGCGGCGATTGCCTACGGGCTCGATTCCGGTAAAGAGGGCGTGATCGCCATTTACGATCTCGGCGGTGGCACCTTTGATATTTCCATTCTGCGCCTGAGCCGCGGCGTCTTTGAAGTGCTGGCAACGGGCGGGGATTCTGCGCTGGGCGGTGATGATTTCGATCATCTGCTGGCGGAGTGGTTGCGTGAGCAGGCTGGTATTCACGATCGTGGCGATCGTCAGTTGGATCATGCCTTTCGCGACGCGGCAGTGAAAGCCAAGATTGCACTTAGCAGCGCCGAGTCAGCCCGTGTAGATGTGGCAGGCTGGCAGGGTGATGTGACTCGCGAGCAGTTTGATTCGCTGATCGCTCAACTGGTGAAACGCACGCTGCTGTCCTGTCGTCGTACGCTGAAAGACGCGGGACTGACGCCAGAAGACGTGCTGGAAGTGGTGATGGTGGGCGGATCGACGCGCGTTCCGCTGGTGCGTGAGCAGGTAGGGACGTTTTTTGGCCGTACACCGCTGACGTCGATCGATCCAGATAAAGTCGTGGCTATCGGCGCGGCGATCCAGGCGGATATTCTGGTGGGTAACAAGCCAGATAGTGACATGCTGCTGCTGGATGTTATCCCCCTGTCGCTGGGGCTGGAGACGATGGGCGGACTGGTGGAAAAAATCATTCCGCGCAATACCACGATCCCGGTTGCCCGCGCACAAGAATTTACCACCTTCAAAGACGGCCAGAGCGGCATGATGATCCACGTCTTACAGGGCGAGCGTGAAATGGTGGCGGATTGCCGTTCGCTTGCGCGCTTCTCGCTGCGCGGCTTGCCGCCGTTGCCTGCCGGTGGAGCCCACATTCGTGTAACCTTTCAGGTGGATGCGGATGGCCTGCTGAGCGTGACGGCGATGGAGAAATCGACGGGCGTTGAGGCATCCATTCAGGTGAAACCGTCATACGGCCTGAGCGATACAGAAATTGCCACCATGATCACCGATTCGATGCTGAACGCGAAGGAAGATGTCGGCGCGCGTCGTCTGGCAGAGCAAAAAGTGGAAGCGGCACGCGTGCTGGAAAGTTTGCAAAGCGCGCTGGTGGCCGACGCCGAGTTATTGAGCAATGACGAAAAAGGCATCATTGTCGCGGCATCCGAACACCTGCACACGATAATGCAGGGCAGCGATCCCGTGGCGATTGAAGCCGCGATTAAAACAGTCGATCAACAAACCCAGGAATTCGCGGCTCGTCGTATGGATGCCTCTATCCGTCGCGCGCTGGCAGGCCATTCTGTGGATGAGGTGTAA
- the trmJ gene encoding tRNA (cytosine(32)/uridine(32)-2'-O)-methyltransferase TrmJ: MLDNIRIVLVETSHTGNMGSVARAMKTMGLSKLYLVNPLVKPDSQAIALAAGASDVIGNATIVDSFDQALEGCGLVVGTSARSRTLPWPMLEPRECGVRSAQEAEHAPVALVFGRERVGLTNDELQKCHYHVAIPANPEYSSLNLAMAVQIIAYEVRIAYLDRLQAGQPKHEESPYPLVDDLERFYQHLEQTLLQTGFIRPAHQGQVMNKLRRLFTRARPEAQELNILRGILSSVQKTHDE, translated from the coding sequence ATGTTAGACAATATTCGCATTGTTCTGGTTGAAACGTCGCACACTGGCAATATGGGGTCAGTGGCCAGGGCGATGAAAACCATGGGGTTAAGCAAACTTTATCTGGTCAACCCGTTGGTTAAGCCTGATTCACAGGCCATTGCGTTGGCGGCAGGCGCCAGCGATGTTATCGGTAATGCCACCATTGTTGATTCATTCGATCAGGCGCTCGAAGGATGTGGCCTGGTCGTTGGCACCAGCGCGCGTTCCCGAACCTTACCTTGGCCGATGCTGGAACCGCGTGAGTGTGGCGTTCGCAGCGCACAGGAAGCGGAGCACGCGCCAGTGGCGCTGGTGTTTGGGCGCGAGCGTGTGGGGCTGACGAATGATGAGCTTCAGAAATGCCATTACCATGTGGCGATTCCCGCGAACCCGGAATACAGCTCGCTCAATCTGGCGATGGCGGTGCAGATTATCGCTTATGAAGTGCGCATCGCGTATTTGGATCGGTTACAGGCTGGGCAGCCGAAACACGAAGAATCCCCGTATCCGCTGGTTGACGATCTGGAGCGGTTTTATCAGCATCTTGAACAGACGCTGCTGCAAACCGGATTTATCCGACCGGCGCATCAAGGCCAGGTGATGAACAAATTGCGCCGCCTGTTTACCCGCGCCAGGCCTGAAGCTCAGGAACTTAACATCCTGCGTGGCATATTAAGCTCGGTACAAAAAACACACGACGAATAA
- a CDS encoding ABC transporter ATP-binding protein, producing MSQHTSSGLRLSHFRAGYPKRQVIRDLSVPQLPRGKITVLLGPNGSGKSTLLRAMAGLNASEGELWLDDTNLMTLPFAQRAEKVVYLPQSLPAGVHLHVLESIIVAQRASGGMHSVEKQDEVMSLLRQLGIEHLALSYLDQLSGGQKQLVGLAQSLIRQPSLLLLDEPLSALDLNYQFHVMDLVRKETRKRNIITVVVVHDINIALRHGDHVLMLQNGNLIANGAPAEVISSESLSAVYGVRGRIERCSQGVPQVIIDGLVSEPTI from the coding sequence ATGAGCCAGCACACCTCTTCTGGATTACGCCTTTCCCACTTTCGCGCCGGTTACCCCAAGCGTCAGGTGATTCGCGATCTGTCCGTACCACAGCTGCCGCGCGGGAAAATTACCGTGCTGCTTGGCCCCAACGGTAGCGGTAAATCCACGCTGCTGCGTGCAATGGCGGGTCTGAACGCTTCTGAAGGCGAACTGTGGCTGGATGACACCAATCTGATGACGTTGCCGTTCGCTCAGCGGGCGGAAAAAGTCGTTTATCTGCCGCAGTCACTGCCCGCAGGCGTTCACCTGCACGTGCTGGAATCGATCATCGTCGCCCAGCGAGCCTCCGGCGGCATGCACAGTGTCGAAAAGCAGGATGAGGTGATGAGCCTGCTGCGTCAGTTGGGCATTGAGCATCTGGCGTTGAGCTATCTCGATCAGCTCTCCGGCGGACAGAAACAACTGGTTGGATTAGCGCAATCGTTGATCCGCCAACCCTCGCTGCTCCTGCTGGATGAACCGCTCAGCGCGCTGGATCTGAACTATCAGTTCCACGTGATGGATTTGGTGCGCAAGGAAACACGTAAGCGCAACATCATCACTGTGGTGGTGGTACATGACATCAATATCGCACTGCGTCACGGCGACCACGTACTGATGCTGCAAAACGGCAATCTGATTGCCAACGGCGCGCCGGCTGAGGTCATCAGCTCGGAAAGCCTGTCTGCAGTCTATGGCGTTCGTGGACGCATCGAGCGCTGTTCACAGGGCGTGCCGCAGGTGATTATCGACGGGCTGGTAAGCGAACCGACCATCTAA
- the hscB gene encoding co-chaperone HscB, producing MDYFTLFGLPIRYDVDGGLLASRFQELQRQFHPDRYAASPERERMLAVQQAATINNAYQALKHPLKRAEYMLSLHGFDVNNEQHTMKDTTFLMEQLELREELDAISQRSDADEALAAFSERLQATIVKRRSQMRDELNSETWTDAADTVRKLRFLDKLQQQVEALEEQLLDK from the coding sequence ATGGATTACTTTACGTTATTCGGGCTGCCGATTCGCTATGATGTGGATGGCGGCCTGCTTGCATCCCGTTTTCAGGAGCTGCAACGTCAGTTCCATCCTGATCGTTATGCTGCCAGCCCGGAGCGCGAGCGTATGCTGGCGGTGCAACAGGCGGCGACGATCAACAATGCTTATCAGGCGCTCAAGCATCCGCTGAAACGCGCGGAGTATATGTTGTCGCTGCACGGTTTTGATGTGAACAACGAACAGCATACGATGAAGGATACGACATTCCTGATGGAACAGCTGGAATTGCGCGAAGAATTGGATGCGATCTCGCAGCGTTCTGATGCGGATGAGGCGCTAGCCGCGTTTTCCGAGCGGTTGCAGGCAACGATTGTCAAACGCCGTTCGCAGATGCGTGATGAACTCAATAGTGAGACGTGGACAGACGCCGCAGACACCGTGCGCAAGCTACGCTTTTTAGACAAGCTCCAGCAACAAGTTGAAGCACTCGAAGAACAACTGCTGGACAAATAA
- the iscA gene encoding iron-sulfur cluster assembly protein IscA, whose protein sequence is MSISLSESAAQRVSAFIANRGKGLGLRLGVRTSGCSGMAYVLEFVDDLNDGDTVFEDKGVKVIVDGKSLVYLDGTELDFVKEGLNEGFKFNNPNISGECGCGESFNV, encoded by the coding sequence ATGTCGATTTCTCTGAGCGAAAGTGCGGCACAACGCGTGAGCGCTTTCATCGCAAACCGGGGCAAAGGCCTTGGACTGCGTCTTGGCGTACGAACATCCGGCTGTTCCGGTATGGCGTATGTGCTGGAGTTTGTTGATGATTTGAACGATGGCGATACGGTCTTTGAAGACAAAGGCGTCAAAGTCATCGTGGACGGCAAAAGCCTGGTCTATCTTGATGGAACCGAGTTGGATTTCGTCAAAGAAGGGCTGAACGAAGGCTTTAAGTTCAATAATCCTAACATTTCCGGCGAATGCGGTTGCGGCGAAAGTTTCAACGTCTGA
- a CDS encoding FecCD family ABC transporter permease, which produces MSTTTEPGIRQPIADANTVMDNYRGIIRRRVSVMAILLLIIIGSLLLDFTMGPSGLTLDVLWQTLTDPASADAGTRVIVWDIRLPYALMAIIVGLSLGLAGAEMQTILNNPLASPFTLGVSSAAAFGAALAIVLGIGIPGIPAQWFISANAFIFALLAALLLDGITRWTQVATSGVVLFGIALVFTFNALVSMLQFIANEDTLQGLVFWTMGSLARASWEKLGILLLVLAIVMPISLMSSWKLTALRLGEDRAVSFGINVRRLRLATLLRISILSAISVAFVGPIGFIGLVAPHIARMIFGEDHRFYLPASALTGALVLSMASVASKNLIPGVIIPVGIVTSLVGVPFFLSIILRHRGNV; this is translated from the coding sequence ATGAGTACAACCACTGAACCGGGCATCCGCCAGCCTATAGCGGATGCCAACACCGTTATGGACAACTATCGCGGCATCATTCGACGCCGTGTGAGTGTTATGGCGATACTGCTGTTGATCATCATCGGCTCGTTGTTACTGGATTTTACGATGGGGCCTTCAGGCCTGACGCTTGATGTGCTTTGGCAGACGCTGACCGATCCGGCCAGCGCCGATGCGGGTACGCGCGTAATCGTCTGGGATATTCGTCTGCCTTACGCGCTGATGGCGATTATTGTCGGGCTGTCGCTCGGGCTGGCGGGTGCAGAAATGCAAACCATCCTGAACAACCCGCTGGCCAGCCCGTTTACGCTCGGCGTGTCTTCCGCGGCCGCATTCGGCGCCGCGCTGGCTATCGTCCTCGGCATCGGTATCCCCGGTATTCCGGCTCAGTGGTTTATCTCTGCAAACGCCTTTATCTTTGCGCTGCTGGCAGCCTTGCTGCTTGATGGAATTACGCGCTGGACGCAGGTCGCCACCTCTGGCGTTGTGCTGTTCGGCATCGCGCTGGTATTCACCTTCAACGCGCTGGTTTCCATGCTCCAGTTCATCGCCAACGAAGACACGCTGCAAGGTCTGGTGTTCTGGACGATGGGCAGTCTGGCCCGCGCTTCATGGGAAAAACTGGGTATCCTGCTGCTGGTGCTCGCTATCGTGATGCCAATTTCACTGATGAGCTCCTGGAAATTGACCGCACTGCGGTTGGGTGAAGATCGCGCCGTGAGTTTTGGCATTAACGTTCGCCGTCTGCGTCTGGCGACGCTGTTGCGCATCAGTATTTTGTCCGCTATTTCAGTCGCGTTTGTCGGCCCCATAGGCTTTATCGGTCTGGTTGCTCCGCATATCGCACGTATGATTTTCGGTGAAGATCACCGCTTCTATCTGCCTGCCAGCGCGTTAACTGGCGCGCTGGTGCTGTCGATGGCGTCCGTGGCCTCGAAAAACCTCATCCCCGGCGTCATTATCCCGGTTGGTATCGTCACATCACTGGTGGGCGTGCCCTTCTTCCTGAGTATTATCCTGCGCCACAGAGGAAACGTATGA
- the suhB gene encoding inositol-1-monophosphatase has translation MHPMLNIAIRAARKAGNLIAKNYETPDAVEASQKGSNDFVTNVDRDAERLIIEVIRKSYPQHTIIGEECGELAGEDPAVQWVIDPLDGTTNFIKRLPHFAVSIAVRIKGRTEVAVVYDPMRNELFTATRGQGAQLNGYRLRSSTARDLEGTVLATGFPFKLKQHSKSYINAIGALFTHCADFRRTGSAALDLAYVAAGRVDGFFEIGLKPWDFAGGELLVREAGGIVTDFVGGHNYMASGNLVAGNPRVVKAMLGTIREELSDALKR, from the coding sequence ATGCATCCGATGCTCAACATCGCTATACGCGCTGCGCGTAAAGCCGGTAATTTGATTGCCAAAAACTATGAAACGCCAGACGCCGTCGAAGCCAGCCAAAAAGGCAGCAACGATTTTGTAACCAACGTCGATCGGGATGCAGAACGTCTGATCATTGAAGTCATCCGCAAATCTTACCCACAGCACACCATCATTGGTGAAGAGTGTGGCGAGTTGGCTGGTGAAGATCCGGCAGTACAATGGGTTATCGATCCTCTGGATGGCACCACCAACTTCATCAAACGTTTACCTCACTTCGCTGTATCTATCGCGGTCCGCATTAAAGGCCGTACCGAAGTTGCCGTCGTTTACGATCCTATGCGCAATGAACTGTTTACCGCGACTCGTGGTCAAGGCGCGCAGTTGAACGGCTATCGTCTGCGCAGCAGCACTGCCCGCGATCTGGAAGGCACCGTACTGGCAACAGGCTTCCCCTTCAAATTAAAGCAACACAGCAAAAGCTATATCAATGCCATCGGCGCCCTGTTCACCCACTGTGCGGATTTCCGCCGGACGGGCTCTGCCGCACTGGATCTGGCGTATGTTGCAGCGGGTCGCGTTGACGGCTTCTTTGAAATCGGCCTGAAGCCGTGGGATTTCGCTGGCGGCGAGCTGCTGGTGCGTGAAGCAGGCGGGATCGTAACGGACTTCGTGGGCGGCCATAACTATATGGCGTCCGGCAACCTGGTTGCAGGCAATCCACGTGTGGTGAAAGCGATGCTGGGCACCATCCGTGAAGAACTGAGCGACGCGCTGAAACGCTAA
- the iscU gene encoding Fe-S cluster assembly scaffold IscU, whose protein sequence is MAYSEKVIDHYENPRNVGSFDNADPSIGSGMVGAPACGDVMKLQIKVNNEGIIEDARFKTYGCGSAIASSSLVTEWVKGKSLNEAEAIKNTQIAEELELPPVKIHCSILAEDAIKAAIADYKSKRDAQ, encoded by the coding sequence ATGGCTTACAGCGAAAAAGTAATTGATCACTATGAAAATCCACGCAACGTGGGTTCATTTGACAACGCCGATCCTTCTATCGGCAGCGGCATGGTCGGCGCGCCAGCGTGCGGCGATGTGATGAAGTTGCAGATAAAAGTCAACAATGAGGGTATCATCGAAGATGCCCGCTTCAAGACGTACGGTTGTGGTTCTGCCATTGCCTCCAGCTCGCTGGTTACCGAGTGGGTAAAAGGCAAATCGCTGAATGAAGCAGAAGCGATTAAGAACACGCAGATTGCCGAAGAACTTGAGCTACCGCCGGTGAAGATTCACTGCTCCATTCTGGCGGAAGACGCTATCAAGGCAGCGATTGCGGATTACAAAAGTAAACGCGACGCGCAGTAA